The following are encoded in a window of Mustela nigripes isolate SB6536 chromosome 1, MUSNIG.SB6536, whole genome shotgun sequence genomic DNA:
- the ZNF202 gene encoding zinc finger protein 202 produces MATALEPEDQDLWEEEGILMVKLEDDFTCRPESVLQRDDPVLETSHQNFRRFRYQEAASPREALIRLRELCHQWLRPERRTKEQILELLVLEQFLTVLPGELQSWVRGQRPESGEEAVTLVEGLQKQPRRPRRWVTVHVHGQEVLSEETVHPGAEPESPSELQNPVQISTPEASCEETVQSPDLRPLEEQSLCHELEFQPLQESEVLASQDPDLPEERSTGNPEMVALLTALSQGLVTFKDVAVCFSQDQWSDLDPAQKEFYGEYVLEEDCGIVVSLSFPIPRLDEISHVREEEPLVPDIPEPQEPQEPEILSFTYTGDRSEDEEDYLEQEDLSLEDLHRSILGDPEIHQTPDWEIVFEDDPNRLNERRFGISQVNSLSNLRETMPLHPLLGRHHDCPVCGKSFTCNSHLVRHLRTHTGEKPYKCMECGKSYTRSSHLARHQKVHKMGTSYKFPLNRKNLDETSPLVQAERTPHVEKPYRCDDCGKHFRWTSDLVRHQRTHTGEKPFFCTICGKSFSQKSVLTTHQRIHLGGKPYLCGECGEDFSDHRRYLAHRKTHAAEELYLCSECGRCFNHSAAFAKHLRGHASVRPCRCTECGKSFSRRDHLVRHQRTHTGEKPFTCPTCGKSFSRGYHLIRHQRTHSEKTS; encoded by the exons ATGGCTACAGCCTTGGAACCAGAGGACCAGGATCtttgggaagaagagggaattctgATGGTGAAATTGGAAGATGATTTCACCTGTAGGCCAGAGTCTGTCTTACAGAGAGATGACCCTGTGCTTGAGACCTCGCACCAGAACTTCCGGCGCTTCCGCTACCAGGAAGCCGCGAGCCCTCGAGAAGCTCTCATTCGGCTGCGAGAACTTTGTCATCAGTGGCTGAGGCCAGAAAGGCGGACAAAGGAGCAGATCCTAGAGCTGCTTGTGCTGGAACAATTCCTTACTGTCCTGCCTGGAGAACTGCAGAGCTGGGTGCGGGGCCAACGGCCAGAGAGTGGCGAGGAGGCGGTGACGCTGGTGGAGGGTTTGCAGAAACAACCCAGGAGACCAAGGCGGTGG GTGACTGTCCATGTTCATGGCCAGGAGGTCCTGTCAGAGGAGACGGTGCATCCGGGAGCAGAGCCCGAGTCACCTAGTGAGCTGCAGAACCCTGTGCAGATCTCGACTCCTGAGGCATCCTGTGAGGAAACTGTACAGAGCCCGGATCTGAGGCCACTGGAAGAGCAGAGCCTGTGCCATGAATTGGAGTTCCAGCCCCTGCAGGAGAGCG AGGTGCTGGCGTCCCAGGACCCAGATCTTCCCGAAGAGAGGAGCACTGGAAACCCAGAGATGGTTGCCCTTCTTACTGCTCTTTCACAG GGATTGGTGACTTTCAAGGACGTGGCTGTGTGCTTCTCCCAGGACCAGTGGAGCGACCTGGATCCAGCACAGAAAGAGTTCTATGGAGAATATGTGTTGGAAGAAGATTGTGGAATTGTGGTCTCTTTGT CATTTCCAATCCCCAGACTAGATGAGATCTCCCACGTTAGAGAGGAAGAGCCTTTGGTCCCAGATATCCCAGAGCCTCAAGAGCCTCAAGAGCCAGAAATCCTGAGTTTTACCTACACAG GAGATAGGAGCGAGGATGAAGAAGATTATCTCGAGCAAGAAGATCTGAGTTTGGAGGATCTGCACAGATCGATTTTGGGAGATCCCGAAATCCACCAGACTCCAGACTGGGAAATAGTCTTTGAGGATGATCCAAATAGACTTAACGAAAGAAGATTTGGTATTTCTCAAGTTAATAGTTTATCAAATCTTCGGGAAACCATGCCTCTCCACCCCTTGTTAGGGAGACACCATGACTGTCCTGTGTGTGGGAAGAGTTTCACTTGTAACTCCCACCTTGTTAGACACCTAagaactcacacaggagagaaaccctataaatgtaTGGAATGTGGAAAAAGTTACACGCGGAGTTCGCATCTTGCCAGGCACCAGAAGGTCCACAAAATGGGCACATCATATAAATTTCCCCTAAACCGGAAGAATTTGGATGAGACCTCCCCTCTGGTCCAGGCTGAGAGAACTCCACATGTTGAGAAACCCTATAGATGTGACGATTGTGGAAAACACTTCCGCTGGACCTCAGACCTTGTCCGGCATCAGAGGACACACACAGGTGAAAAACCCTTCTTCTGTACTATTTGTGGCAAAAGCTTCAGCCAGAAGTCTGTGCTGACAACACACCAAAGAATCCACCTTGGAGGCAAACCCTACCTGTGTGGAGAGTGTGGAGAGGACTTCAGTGACCACAGGCGGTATCTGGCACACCGGAAGACACACGCAGCCGAGGAACTGTATCTCTGCAGCGAGTGTGGGCGCTGCTTCAACCACAGTGCCGCGTTTGCCAAACACCTACGAGGACACGCCTCTGTGAGGCCTTGCCGGTGCACCGAATGTGGGAAAAGCTTCAGTCGGAGGGACCACCTCGTCCGGCATCAAAGAACCCATACTGGCGAAAAGCCGTTCACATGCCCTACCTGTGGAAAAAGCTTCAGCAGGGGCTATCACTTAATCAGGCATCAGAGGACCCACTCAGAAAAGACCTCCTAG